The DNA segment CCTCGACCAGCAATTGCGGCCCCGATCGCTGGATACGCACGGCGACCTCGCCGCCCTCGGGCAGGGGCTCGATGCCATGGGTGACGGCGTTCTCGACCAGCGGCTGCAGGCACAGCGGCGGTACCGGCAGTTCCTCCAGGCCCGCGCCGATGTCCCAGCGCACGCGCAGCCGCTCGCCGAGGCGCAGCGACTCGGTGCGCAGATAGGCGCGCGTGACGTCCAGCTCCTCGCGCAGCGGGATGCGCCGGTCAGTGGCCGACAACCCGGCGCGGAACAGCTGGGCCAGGTCCTCGACCGCGGTCTCGGCCTCGCGCGGGCGCACACCGATCAGCGCGGCGATGCTGTTCAGGCTGTTGAACAGGAAGTGCGGGCGGATGCGCGCCTGCAGCGCCTGGTAACGGGCCTCGCCCTCGGCCCGCACCTGGCCGCGCCACTGCGCCTGCAGCCAGAAGTAGCGCAGCGCCAGCGCCGACACGATCGCGCACACGGCGAGGTTGCGCAGCAGGAACACATGGTGCTCGCGATCGGGCAGGAAGTGGCGCAGGTCCAACCACTGCGCCAGCTGCCAGGCAGCCTCGCTGATGGTGCCGGTGACCACCAGCAGCAGACCGTAGCTGGCGGCCATGGCCGCGCGCGGCGCCAGCCCGCCCAGCCGGACACGCAGCAGGCACAGCACGGCGGCGCTGCATAAACCAATCCAGTGCAGGTACAGCGATACCAGCAGCAGACGCTCCCACCAGGCGCCGTCGGCGGCGTGACCGGCCAGCAGCAGCAGGGCTACCAGCTGCATGATCACCAGCACGGCGAGCGTGGCCTCGCCGCC comes from the Nevskiales bacterium genome and includes:
- a CDS encoding histidine kinase, with amino-acid sequence MAAGDRPDDSFLPDFCGGEATLAVLVIMQLVALLLLAGHAADGAWWERLLLVSLYLHWIGLCSAAVLCLLRVRLGGLAPRAAMAASYGLLLVVTGTISEAAWQLAQWLDLRHFLPDREHHVFLLRNLAVCAIVSALALRYFWLQAQWRGQVRAEGEARYQALQARIRPHFLFNSLNSIAALIGVRPREAETAVEDLAQLFRAGLSATDRRIPLREELDVTRAYLRTESLRLGERLRVRWDIGAGLEELPVPPLCLQPLVENAVTHGIEPLPEGGEVAVRIQRSGPQLLVE